A single window of Hippocampus zosterae strain Florida chromosome 15, ASM2543408v3, whole genome shotgun sequence DNA harbors:
- the copb2 gene encoding coatomer subunit beta': MPLRLDIKRRLTARSDRVKSVDLHPTEPWMLASLYNGSVCVWNHETQTLVKTFEVCDLPVRASKFVARKNWVITGADDMQIRVFNYNTLERVHMFEAHSDYIRCIAVHPTQPYILTSSDDMLIKLWDWDKKWSCSQVFEGHTHYVMQIVINPKDNNQFASASLDRTIKVWQLGSSSPNFTLEGHEKGVNCIDYYSGGDKPYLISGADDRQVKIWDYQNKTCVQTLEGHAQNVSCVSFHPELPIIITGSEDGTVRIWHSSTYRLESTLNYGMERVWCVCGLRGSNNVALGYDEGSIIIKVGREEPAMSMDTSGKIIWAKHSEIQQANLKAMGDTEIKDGERLPLAVKDMGSCEIYPQTIQHNPNGRFVVVCGDGEYIIYTAMALRNKSFGSAQEFAWAHDSSEYAIRESNSVVKIFKNFKEKKSFKPDFGAEGIYGGFLLGVRSVNGLAFYDWENTELIRRIEIQPKHIFWSDSGELVCIATEESFFILRYMADKVAASQENNEGVTEDGIEDAFEVQGEIQEIVKTGLWVGDCFIYTSSVNRLNYFVGGEIVTIAHLDRTMYLLGYIPKDDRLYLGDKELNIVSYSLLVSVLEYQTAVMRRDFGMADKVLPTIPKEQRTRVAHFLEKQGFKQQALAVSTDPEHRFELALQLGELKIAYQLAVEAESEQKWKQLAELAISKCQFGLAQECLHHAQDYGGLLLLATASGNAPMVGKLAEGAERDGKNNVAFMTYFLQGKLDQCLELLIRTNRLPEAAFLARTYLPSQVSRVVKLWRENLSKVNQKAAESLADPTEYENLFPGLKEAFAAEDYLRENCSGSTRPATDYPLVTLNEDRNILEEAQGYNPKGIFGVSALETEECEESPLASAPAIAPESAVMPLEPEPVPPQSQEETPNFSQSEKDKVLEDLEIDLDNLEVDDIDTSDVNLDDDFLED, encoded by the exons ATG CCGCTGAGGCTTGACATTAAGCGGAGGTTGACAGCCAGATCTGACCGTGTGAAGAGTGTGGACCTTCATCCAACCGAGCCATGGATGTTAGCCAGTCTGTACAACGGCAGCGTCTGTGTGTGGAACCACGAAACACAG ACACTGGTGAAGACGTTTGAAGTGTGTGACCTCCCTGTCAGAGCGTCCAAATTTGTGGCCAGGAAGAACTGGGTCATCACAGGAGCA GATGACATGCAGATCCGTGTGTTCAACTACAACACCTTGGAGCGTGTTCACATGTTTGAGGCCCACTCTGACTACATCCGTTGCATCGCTGTGCACCCCACTCAGCCCTACATCCTCACCAGCAGCG ATGATATGTTAATCAAGCTGTGGGACTGGGACAAGAAGTGGTCCTGCAGCCAGGTTTTTGAGGGTCACACACACTATGTCATGCAGATTGTCATCAACCCCAAGGACAATAATCAGTTTGCCAGTGCCTCCCTTGACAGGACTATCAAG GTATGGCAGCTGGGCTCCTCATCTCCCAACTTCACTTTGGAAGGCCATGAGAAAGGCGTCAATTGCATCGACTATTACAGTGGAGGAGACAAGCCCTACCTGATTTCAGGCGCTGATGACCGCCAGGTCAAAATATGGGACTACCAG AACAAGACCTGCGTTCAAACTCTGGAGGGTCATGCCCAAAACGTCTCATGTGTGAGCTTCCACCCGGAACTTCCAATAATAATCACCGGGTCCGAAGATG GTACGGTTCGTATCTGGCACTCGAGCACCTACCGCCTGGAAAGCACCCTCAACTATGGCATGGAGAGAGTGTGGTGTGTGTGCGGTCTCAGGGGCTCCAACAATGTCGCGCTGGGTTATGATGAAGGAAGTATCATTATCAAA GTGGGGCGTGAGGAGCCGGCCATGTCAATGGACACCAGTGGCAAAATAATTTGGGCCAAGCACAGTGAAATACAGCAGGCCAATTTGAAGGCAATGGGTGACACAGAGATCAAAGATGGGGAGCGGCTCCCGCTGGCCGTGAAAGACATGGGCAGCTGTGAAATATATCCTCAAACTATCCAGCATAACCCCAATGGGAG GTTTGTTGTGGTGTGCGGCGATGGAGAATACATCATCTATACTGCCATGGCTCTGAGGAACAAGAGCTTTGGCTCAGCACAGGAGTTCGCTTGGGCACATGACTCATCTGA ATATGCCATCAGAGAAAGCAACAGCGTTGTCAAAATTTTCAAAAActtcaaagaaaagaaatcctTTAAGCCTGACTTTGGAGCTGAGG GTATCTACGGTGGTTTCTTACTCGGGGTGAGGTCAGTGAATGGTCTGGCGTTTTATGATTGGGAGAACACTGAGCTGATCCGCCGCATTGAAATCCAACCAAAACAT ATCTTCTGGTCTGACTCTGGCGAGCTGGTCTGCATCGCTACAGAAGAGTCTTTCTTCATCCTTCGTTACATGGCCGATAAAGTAGCTGCCTCACAAGAGAACAATGAAGGAGTGACGGAGGATGGAATTGAGGATGCTTttgag GTCCAGGGAGAAATCCAGGAGATCGTGAAGACTGGCCTTTGGGTTGGTGACTGCTTCATCTACACCAGCTCGGTGAACAGACTTAATTACTTTGTAGGAGGAGAGATCGTCACTATTGCTCACTTGGACAG AACCATGTATTTACTGGGCTACATCCCCAAAGATGACCGACTGTACCTGGGAGACAAGGAGCTCAACATTGTCAGCTACTCCCTCCTAGTCTCGGTTCTGGAGTATCAAACAGCTGTCATGAGGAGGGACTTTGGGATGGCCGACAAGGTGCTTCCCACAATTCCTAAAGAGCAACGAACCAGAGTGGCCCATTTCCTGGAAAAACAG GGTTTCAAGCAGCAGGCGTTAGCTGTGTCCACAGACCCGGAGCATAGGTTTGAGCTGGCCTTGCAGCTGGGAGAATTGAAGATTGCCTACCAGCTGGCTGTAGAAGCCGAG TCGGAGCAAAAATGGAAGCAGTTGGCAGAGCTGGCTATTAGTAAGTGTCAGTTTGGCCTGGCCCAGGAGTGTCTGCATCATGCACAGGATTACGGTGGCCTACTCCTCCTCGCCACTGCCTCGGGTAATGCGCCAATGGTGGGCAAGCTGGCCGAGGGTGCAGAAAGAGACGGCAAGAACAACGTGGCCTTCATGACCTACTTCCTGCAGGGGAA ACTGGATCAGTGTTTGGAGCTTTTGATCCGAACCAACCGCCTACCTGAAGCTGCATTCCTGGCTCGCACATACCTGCCCAGCCAGGTGTCCCGGGTGGTCAAACTGTGGAGGGAAAATTTGTCCAAGGTTAACCAGAAG GCTGCTGAATCCTTAGCAGATCCTACAGAATATGAAAACCTGTTTCCTGGTCTGAAAGAAGCATTTGCAGCTGAGGATTACCTCAGAGAAAATTGCTCAGGTTCCACCAGGCCTGCCACAGACTACCCCCTGGTCACT CTAAACGAAGACAGGAATATTCTAGAGGAGGCTCAAGGATACAATCCCAAAGGGATTTTCGGAGTTTCTGCTCTCGAG ACAGAGGAATGCGAAGAGTCTCCTTTAGCGTCAGCCCCTGCAATTGCACCGGAGTCTGCAGTCATGCCTTTAGAGCCTGAACCTGTTCCTCCTCAGTCTCAGGAGGAAACCCCAAACTTCTCCCAGTCAGAAAAAGATAAG GTTCTAGAAGATCTGGAAATTGACCTTGACAATTTGGAGGTAGATGACATCGACACCAGTGATGTTAACCTGGATGATGACTTTCTCGAGGACTAG